A genomic segment from Halomonas sp. TA22 encodes:
- a CDS encoding MurR/RpiR family transcriptional regulator, giving the protein MIHETTVSRLIMSKISKERSFLARVRSALPSLHPAERRLGEFVCDFPGELASYDAQELAKFASVSKATVSRFVRRLGYESYEAARKHAREEQSTGSRLFLSSSELSQAEHSLASNLDQSKANLDHTFSSITQAEVDEVANAILGARKTWIIGFRASHPFADYLRWQLTQVVEAVVSLPGGGETLGEHLVNFSEEDCVIVFGLRRRIAATEQILSHAKECRARLLYITDEGLAPEPVSNWHFRCHTLAAGPLFNHTAVMALCHMLAMRTIEMAGDASRTRLRKIETLNDRFQEL; this is encoded by the coding sequence ATGATTCATGAAACTACAGTTTCAAGGCTCATCATGTCCAAGATATCCAAAGAGCGCTCTTTTCTCGCCCGCGTGCGCAGCGCGCTGCCGTCACTCCATCCTGCTGAGCGGCGCCTGGGCGAATTTGTGTGCGACTTTCCTGGTGAGCTGGCCAGCTATGACGCTCAGGAACTGGCCAAGTTTGCGAGCGTCTCCAAGGCCACCGTATCGCGCTTCGTTCGCCGCTTGGGCTATGAAAGCTACGAGGCTGCCCGCAAGCATGCCCGTGAAGAGCAAAGCACTGGCTCACGACTGTTCTTATCCTCTTCCGAGTTGAGCCAGGCCGAGCATTCGCTCGCCAGCAATCTTGATCAGAGCAAAGCGAATCTGGATCACACCTTTTCGTCCATTACTCAAGCGGAGGTGGACGAGGTGGCCAATGCCATCCTTGGCGCTCGCAAAACCTGGATCATTGGCTTTCGTGCCAGCCATCCGTTTGCCGATTACTTGCGCTGGCAGCTCACCCAGGTGGTTGAGGCGGTCGTTAGCCTGCCCGGTGGCGGCGAGACGCTTGGCGAGCATCTGGTCAATTTCAGTGAAGAGGACTGCGTCATCGTGTTCGGCTTGCGCCGTCGGATTGCGGCGACCGAGCAGATCCTGTCCCACGCCAAAGAGTGTCGCGCGCGCCTGCTCTATATCACTGATGAAGGCCTGGCGCCTGAACCGGTGTCCAACTGGCACTTCCGCTGCCATACCCTGGCAGCAGGCCCGCTTTTCAACCACACCGCAGTGATGGCGCTTTGCCATATGCTTGCCATGCGCACCATCGAGATGGCGGGCGATGCCTCGCGTACCCGCTTGCGCAAGATCGAAACCCTGAACGACAGGTTCCAGGAGCTGTAG
- a CDS encoding TRAP transporter substrate-binding protein, with the protein MLKRTALATVISATLMASTVQAAPFTLKVLGQPAGSGLIAQQKEQPFFEALAEHTELDVAVQYIPVDVAGIPDTDGLRVLRSGLFDIVSLRGPQVSRDEPSILGLDLIGLNTSFATGRENVSAFYDYVDSRLQERFNAKLLGTWPAGPQVIFCRQEIGGLSDLQGKRVRVGDQSAANFVGELGATGISMPFGDVQQALSRGVVDCAITGPASANSGGWPEATTTVLPIALQLAINGYAINLDTWNRLSSEQQEQLESAIANLSDDIWEYSEALYEDAMRCNAGESPCEFGTSYSLTEAPVSDEDLAKVTAAVEEVSLPIWARQCNAVAADCEAAWRETVGQQLGL; encoded by the coding sequence ATGTTGAAGCGTACCGCCCTTGCCACCGTCATCTCGGCCACTCTGATGGCCTCTACCGTGCAAGCTGCCCCCTTCACCCTCAAGGTATTGGGCCAGCCCGCCGGTTCAGGCCTGATTGCACAACAGAAAGAGCAGCCCTTCTTCGAAGCGCTTGCGGAACACACCGAACTTGATGTTGCGGTCCAGTACATCCCTGTCGATGTGGCGGGCATTCCCGATACCGATGGCCTGCGTGTGTTGCGCTCCGGGCTCTTCGATATCGTTTCGCTGCGTGGCCCACAGGTCAGCCGGGACGAGCCCTCCATTCTCGGGCTGGACCTGATCGGCTTGAACACCAGCTTCGCCACAGGCCGCGAGAATGTTTCCGCCTTTTATGACTATGTGGACTCTCGCCTGCAGGAGCGCTTCAATGCCAAGCTCTTGGGCACATGGCCCGCAGGCCCTCAGGTGATTTTCTGCCGTCAGGAGATCGGCGGCCTGAGCGATCTGCAAGGCAAGCGCGTCCGGGTAGGCGATCAGAGTGCCGCCAACTTTGTCGGTGAGCTGGGCGCAACCGGGATTTCGATGCCGTTCGGCGATGTCCAGCAGGCGCTTTCGCGCGGCGTGGTCGACTGCGCCATTACCGGCCCTGCTTCGGCTAACTCAGGCGGCTGGCCCGAAGCCACCACCACGGTACTGCCCATTGCGCTACAGCTCGCCATCAACGGCTATGCCATCAATCTCGATACGTGGAACCGCCTCTCTAGTGAACAGCAGGAGCAGCTGGAAAGTGCCATCGCTAATCTGAGCGACGATATCTGGGAATACTCCGAAGCCCTTTATGAAGATGCCATGCGCTGCAACGCTGGCGAATCGCCCTGTGAATTCGGCACCTCCTATTCACTCACTGAAGCCCCCGTCTCCGACGAGGACTTAGCGAAAGTCACTGCCGCAGTGGAAGAGGTCTCCCTGCCGATATGGGCACGTCAATGCAATGCCGTTGCTGCCGATTGTGAAGCCGCCTGGCGCGAGACCGTTGGCCAGCAGCTGGGCCTGTAA
- a CDS encoding TRAP transporter small permease subunit, producing the protein MMKTYARFLGTLFGTMMILLALLITVETIIRKVFSLSLGGVDELGGYAIAIAAPLAFCVAMVEQSHIRINLLHMRLPSPVQAVLNAMAALSLGLLAIYLLYFTVQTVLDTHMYRSIAQTPWATPLIYPQSVWLVAMSAFALAAFILSVKALLLLVKRDWKALNRQFGPSSTQDELEMELADLEKRDGGQP; encoded by the coding sequence ATGATGAAGACCTACGCCCGCTTTCTTGGGACTCTGTTCGGCACGATGATGATCCTGCTCGCGCTGTTGATCACGGTGGAGACCATCATTCGCAAGGTCTTTTCACTGTCGCTCGGCGGCGTTGACGAGCTGGGTGGCTATGCCATCGCTATCGCAGCGCCGCTGGCGTTCTGCGTCGCCATGGTCGAGCAGTCGCATATCCGCATCAACCTGCTCCATATGCGTCTACCCAGCCCCGTTCAGGCTGTGCTCAATGCCATGGCAGCCCTCTCGTTGGGGCTGCTGGCGATCTACTTGCTCTACTTCACCGTGCAGACCGTGCTGGATACGCACATGTACCGCTCCATCGCTCAAACCCCCTGGGCCACACCGCTGATCTATCCGCAGTCGGTCTGGCTGGTGGCGATGTCCGCCTTTGCCCTGGCGGCTTTCATCCTTTCCGTCAAAGCGCTGCTGTTGCTGGTGAAGCGCGACTGGAAGGCCCTCAACCGGCAGTTCGGACCCAGCTCGACCCAGGATGAGCTGGAAATGGAACTGGCTGATCTGGAAAAACGCGACGGAGGCCAGCCATGA
- a CDS encoding TRAP transporter large permease produces MSIPLIGAAFLVMLGLMLLGLPVAVAILFVGVLGGYLMYGAPLVDMMGGVIWSSLNSPSMLAIPLFMLLGELLLRGGIADRMYAALSVWFNKLPGGLLHTNIATCTLFSATSGSSVATAATVGTIALPALQKYRYPVRPSLGSLAAGGTLGILIPPSINLLVYGQLANTSVSQLFAAGLVPGITLALLFSVYLFIAHGKAGREAMVEVNLPLKEKLAMSKHLLPPMVIFGVVMGSIYGGLATPTESAAIGVVIALAFIVFGGKLSTDLLIHCSLHAAKTTGMVIIVLMCALLLNVTISMLGVTQALTQWVASFGLTHVGLLLLLLVFYVILGTFMDAMSMLVLTVPITVPMVMAVGVDPIWFGIFIVLMCEIALITPPVGMNLFVVQGVRKDGGSFNDVIWGSMPFVIIMALFTLAIMVWPGIVMWLPDLLAGR; encoded by the coding sequence ATGAGCATTCCACTGATTGGAGCCGCATTTCTGGTCATGCTAGGGCTGATGCTGCTTGGCCTGCCCGTGGCGGTGGCGATTCTCTTTGTCGGCGTACTGGGCGGTTACCTGATGTACGGCGCCCCGCTGGTCGATATGATGGGTGGCGTCATCTGGAGTAGCCTGAATAGCCCCTCCATGCTTGCCATACCGCTCTTCATGCTGCTGGGCGAGCTGCTGCTTCGCGGCGGCATTGCCGATCGCATGTACGCCGCGCTTTCGGTGTGGTTCAACAAGCTGCCCGGCGGCCTGCTGCATACCAATATCGCCACCTGCACGCTGTTCTCTGCCACTTCGGGTTCTTCGGTCGCCACCGCTGCCACAGTGGGCACCATTGCATTGCCGGCGCTGCAAAAGTACCGCTATCCGGTGCGTCCTTCGCTCGGCTCGTTGGCCGCCGGCGGCACGCTGGGGATTTTGATTCCACCCAGCATCAATCTGCTGGTCTATGGGCAACTGGCCAACACTTCGGTCAGCCAGCTGTTTGCGGCAGGACTGGTGCCAGGTATCACCCTCGCCCTGCTCTTCTCCGTTTACCTGTTTATTGCCCACGGCAAGGCGGGAAGGGAAGCGATGGTCGAGGTGAACCTGCCGCTTAAGGAAAAGCTGGCCATGTCCAAGCACCTCTTACCACCGATGGTCATTTTCGGCGTGGTGATGGGCAGTATCTATGGTGGACTGGCGACACCTACCGAATCCGCCGCCATAGGCGTGGTCATTGCCCTGGCCTTCATCGTTTTCGGCGGGAAGCTGAGTACCGATCTGTTGATCCACTGCTCGCTGCACGCGGCCAAGACCACAGGCATGGTGATCATCGTACTGATGTGTGCCCTGCTGCTTAACGTGACCATTTCCATGCTGGGGGTGACCCAGGCACTGACCCAGTGGGTCGCTTCCTTTGGCCTCACGCATGTCGGCCTGCTTCTGCTATTGCTGGTCTTCTACGTGATCCTGGGCACCTTCATGGATGCCATGTCGATGCTGGTTCTGACAGTGCCGATCACTGTACCCATGGTCATGGCCGTGGGCGTGGACCCCATCTGGTTCGGCATCTTCATCGTGCTGATGTGCGAGATCGCGCTGATTACCCCCCCGGTGGGCATGAACCTGTTCGTGGTGCAAGGGGTGCGCAAGGATGGCGGCAGCTTCAACGATGTGATCTGGGGCTCCATGCCGTTCGTGATCATCATGGCGCTGTTCACTCTCGCGATCATGGTCTGGCCCGGGATCGTCATGTGGCTACCCGACCTGCTGGCGGGACGCTGA
- a CDS encoding aspartate/glutamate racemase family protein — MATRPAGGTLMNDTDKKRQAAITQRFLAINPNTNDNVTGRIREVLQALAPPGVVIDTLNPREGPYAVESERDKRCATRHVLALIEEQMNEGYDGYILACFDDIAIAEARTLTQRPVISLAEAGIRYAHATGGPFSVITTFEEAVATIAALCEAYGMNARCTVRATGIGVTDTAAQTDLAEARLHGLVERAIAERATAIVLGSGAFAGRAAPLKARYGIDVMDGFSQALHYVICHAKARRCA; from the coding sequence GTGGCTACCCGACCTGCTGGCGGGACGCTGATGAACGACACCGACAAGAAACGCCAAGCCGCCATCACCCAACGCTTCCTGGCGATCAACCCCAATACCAACGACAACGTGACAGGCCGCATACGCGAAGTGCTGCAGGCCTTGGCTCCACCGGGCGTCGTCATTGATACGCTCAACCCCAGGGAAGGCCCCTACGCGGTGGAAAGCGAACGGGACAAGCGCTGTGCCACACGGCATGTGCTTGCGTTGATCGAGGAGCAGATGAACGAAGGCTACGATGGCTACATCCTCGCCTGCTTCGATGATATCGCCATTGCCGAGGCTCGCACGTTGACGCAGAGGCCGGTGATCAGCCTGGCGGAAGCAGGTATCCGCTACGCCCATGCCACTGGCGGGCCCTTCTCGGTGATCACCACCTTCGAGGAAGCCGTGGCAACGATTGCCGCCTTGTGTGAAGCCTATGGTATGAACGCGCGCTGCACGGTAAGGGCCACCGGCATTGGCGTGACCGACACCGCCGCACAAACCGATCTGGCAGAGGCCCGTCTTCACGGGTTGGTTGAGCGAGCCATCGCGGAGCGCGCCACCGCCATCGTGCTCGGATCCGGCGCCTTCGCCGGAAGGGCCGCTCCCCTCAAAGCGCGCTATGGAATCGACGTCATGGATGGTTTCTCGCAGGCGCTGCACTACGTTATATGTCACGCCAAAGCCAGACGCTGCGCCTAG
- a CDS encoding SDR family oxidoreductase: MKNVLVITGGSRGIGAATARLGAASGYAVCINYRHNEAAALAVVDEITRGGGEAIAVGGNVGSEADVVRLFEQADEKLGPVTALVNNAGILEGQMRVEQMDAARLSRVLTTNVIGSFLCAREAIRRMSTQHGGQGGAIVNVSSIASRLGAPDEYVDYAAAKGAIDSFTIGLAKEVATQGIRVNAVRPGVIYTEIHASGGEPGRVDRLKGSVPMQRGGQAEEVARAILWLLSEDASYSTGALLDVTGGR, from the coding sequence ATGAAAAACGTCCTGGTGATCACCGGCGGCAGCCGAGGCATCGGCGCGGCCACTGCCCGGCTGGGCGCCGCCAGCGGCTACGCCGTATGCATCAACTACCGCCACAACGAAGCAGCCGCCCTTGCCGTGGTCGATGAGATCACCCGCGGCGGCGGCGAAGCGATTGCCGTGGGAGGCAATGTCGGTTCAGAGGCCGATGTGGTGCGCCTATTTGAGCAGGCCGACGAGAAGCTCGGCCCGGTCACGGCGCTGGTCAACAACGCTGGCATCCTGGAAGGGCAGATGCGCGTCGAGCAGATGGATGCCGCACGCCTGAGCCGGGTGCTGACGACCAACGTGATCGGCAGCTTCCTCTGTGCCCGCGAGGCGATTCGGCGCATGTCGACGCAGCACGGTGGCCAGGGCGGGGCGATCGTCAATGTCTCCTCCATCGCCTCCCGCCTCGGCGCGCCCGACGAGTACGTCGACTACGCCGCCGCCAAGGGCGCCATCGATTCGTTCACCATTGGCCTGGCCAAGGAGGTCGCGACGCAGGGCATACGTGTCAACGCCGTGCGCCCGGGGGTGATCTATACCGAGATACATGCCAGCGGCGGCGAGCCCGGTCGGGTCGATCGCCTCAAGGGTTCCGTACCCATGCAGCGCGGTGGCCAGGCCGAGGAGGTCGCCCGCGCCATCCTCTGGCTGCTCTCCGAGGATGCCTCCTACTCGACCGGTGCGCTGCTGGATGTGACCGGGGGAAGATAG
- a CDS encoding LysE family translocator: MEALAFLGPAALYMISMTITPGPNNVMLTASGANYGFLRTLPHIFGILGGCFLLFAGIALGLGLVFERYPAVQMILRLVGSAYLLFLAWKIATAPPPDLRLRGEGRPLSFWQAAGFQFANPKAWVMGLALMAGFLPQGGDTLVNALILAAFAELVALPCIALWAGFGVGIGHWLNTPRAWRIFNVIMGALTAACVIFILG; this comes from the coding sequence ATGGAAGCTTTGGCGTTTCTCGGGCCTGCGGCCCTCTACATGATCTCGATGACCATCACCCCCGGGCCCAATAACGTCATGCTCACCGCGTCGGGGGCCAATTACGGCTTCCTGCGCACCCTGCCTCACATATTCGGCATCCTGGGCGGCTGCTTTCTGCTCTTCGCCGGCATTGCACTCGGGCTTGGCCTGGTGTTCGAACGCTATCCTGCGGTACAGATGATCCTGCGTCTGGTCGGTAGCGCCTACCTGCTGTTCCTGGCCTGGAAGATCGCCACCGCTCCACCGCCCGACCTGCGCTTAAGGGGCGAGGGGCGACCGCTCAGCTTCTGGCAGGCGGCAGGCTTCCAGTTTGCCAACCCCAAGGCGTGGGTCATGGGGCTGGCGCTGATGGCGGGCTTTCTGCCCCAGGGCGGCGACACCCTGGTCAACGCGCTGATATTGGCGGCCTTCGCCGAGCTTGTCGCCTTGCCTTGCATCGCCCTATGGGCAGGCTTCGGCGTGGGAATCGGGCACTGGCTCAACACCCCGCGAGCCTGGCGAATTTTCAACGTGATCATGGGAGCACTCACTGCCGCCTGCGTGATCTTTATCCTGGGCTAG
- a CDS encoding PLP-dependent aminotransferase family protein: MTIWIPHLSEHGARYRGIADAIAEAVRQGELVPGQKLPPQRQLADGLDVTVGTVTRAYAEAERQGWVVARVGSGTYVRGEETSAHVSFLANRAGGHAETIDLSLSLPPPHPLRAELLGRVLADIAQDVDMLKRAVEYQSERGVPAHREALAAWMTGLGMPTQGESLLVTQGGQHGISLALQTLTRPGERIAADVLTYPGLIGAARQAHLKVLGVPMDEHGMDMVALARLCAQQPPRLVYVTPDQNNPTGTLLSETRREQLAALARRHDFWIVEDGVQYLPEAERGTLLYRLAPERTLFIFSTAKVLAGGLRIGALAAPPEPRERIGAALRAQSWMVPPLMVEAVCRWVASEESRTLLDWQTKELGARQRLARERLARYTLGGRSHGANLWLPLPEGQRSAMMVEALASRDVLVTSAEPFCVGSEPAPQALRLCLSAAASREALSRALDTLVELLAEPPIAPWRTL, encoded by the coding sequence ATGACAATTTGGATACCCCACCTTTCCGAGCATGGCGCACGCTATCGCGGTATCGCCGATGCTATCGCCGAGGCGGTTCGCCAAGGCGAGCTCGTGCCCGGCCAGAAGCTGCCTCCGCAGCGGCAGCTGGCCGACGGGCTGGACGTCACGGTAGGCACGGTGACCCGCGCCTATGCCGAAGCGGAGCGCCAGGGCTGGGTAGTGGCGCGAGTCGGCAGCGGCACATACGTGCGCGGCGAGGAAACCTCCGCGCACGTCTCCTTCCTCGCTAACCGCGCTGGCGGTCACGCCGAGACCATCGATCTCAGCCTGAGCCTGCCGCCACCGCACCCGCTGCGCGCCGAACTTCTGGGCCGAGTGCTTGCCGACATCGCCCAGGACGTCGACATGCTTAAGCGCGCCGTGGAGTACCAGTCGGAGCGCGGCGTTCCCGCCCACCGCGAAGCCTTGGCCGCCTGGATGACTGGCCTGGGCATGCCCACCCAGGGCGAATCGCTGCTGGTCACCCAAGGCGGACAGCACGGCATCAGCCTGGCGCTGCAGACATTGACCCGGCCCGGCGAGCGCATCGCCGCCGACGTGCTTACCTACCCCGGACTGATCGGCGCCGCGCGCCAGGCGCACTTGAAGGTGCTGGGCGTGCCGATGGACGAACACGGCATGGATATGGTGGCACTGGCTCGCCTCTGCGCGCAGCAGCCGCCGCGCCTGGTCTATGTCACGCCGGACCAGAACAACCCCACCGGCACTCTGCTGAGCGAAACCCGACGCGAGCAACTGGCGGCCCTGGCGCGGCGCCATGACTTCTGGATCGTGGAGGATGGCGTGCAGTACCTGCCGGAAGCGGAGCGTGGCACGCTGCTCTACCGGCTCGCGCCGGAGCGGACACTGTTCATCTTCAGCACGGCCAAGGTACTGGCCGGCGGGCTGCGTATCGGCGCCCTTGCCGCCCCGCCCGAGCCGCGCGAGCGAATCGGCGCTGCCCTGCGCGCCCAGAGCTGGATGGTGCCGCCGCTGATGGTGGAAGCGGTGTGTCGTTGGGTGGCAAGCGAGGAAAGCCGCACGCTGCTCGACTGGCAGACCAAGGAGCTGGGCGCCCGGCAGCGCCTGGCACGGGAGAGGCTGGCCAGGTATACCCTCGGTGGGCGATCCCATGGCGCCAATCTGTGGCTGCCCCTGCCTGAAGGGCAACGCAGTGCGATGATGGTGGAAGCCCTCGCCAGTCGCGACGTGCTGGTGACCAGTGCCGAACCCTTCTGCGTTGGCAGCGAGCCGGCGCCCCAGGCGCTGCGGCTGTGCCTCAGCGCCGCTGCCTCGCGCGAGGCGCTGTCTCGCGCGCTCGATACGCTGGTGGAGTTGCTCGCCGAGCCGCCGATCGCCCCATGGCGGACGCTGTAG
- a CDS encoding bifunctional 2-polyprenyl-6-hydroxyphenol methylase/3-demethylubiquinol 3-O-methyltransferase UbiG, which yields MRSFIYDTLILRLTTRWYAEVLRRVPEGAALLDVGIGTAGALLANADTVRHKRLGITGIDIDADYIERARRRLQASRLADCAEARLESVYDHRGGSYDAVYFSASFMLLPEPERALRHCLALLRPGGRLYFTQTVQTQPDRWMERLKPLLKRLTSIDFGRVTYEDAFKAQIHAAGLELEEFTVLANHGKRASCLAVARPAGEG from the coding sequence ATGCGAAGCTTCATTTACGACACCCTCATTCTCAGGCTCACCACCCGCTGGTACGCCGAGGTACTGAGGCGCGTGCCCGAGGGTGCCGCGCTGCTGGATGTCGGTATCGGCACCGCCGGCGCGCTGCTGGCCAATGCCGATACGGTCAGGCACAAGCGCCTGGGCATCACCGGCATCGATATCGACGCCGATTACATCGAGCGTGCCAGGCGAAGGCTCCAGGCGTCTCGGCTAGCCGATTGTGCCGAGGCGCGTCTCGAGTCCGTCTACGATCATCGAGGCGGGTCTTACGACGCCGTGTATTTCTCGGCGAGTTTCATGCTCCTGCCCGAGCCTGAGCGGGCGCTGCGACATTGTCTGGCACTGTTGCGCCCGGGTGGGCGCCTCTATTTCACGCAGACGGTCCAAACGCAGCCTGACCGCTGGATGGAGAGGCTCAAGCCGCTGCTGAAGCGGCTGACGAGCATCGACTTCGGCCGCGTGACCTACGAGGACGCTTTCAAGGCGCAGATCCATGCTGCCGGCCTGGAGCTCGAGGAATTCACCGTTCTGGCGAACCACGGCAAGCGGGCATCTTGCCTTGCCGTGGCACGGCCCGCTGGTGAGGGGTAG
- a CDS encoding hemerythrin domain-containing protein, with translation MAEYNGSQHGRDVIDILTTDHQEMLELITQIERATDPAQRRELADTVIAEIMRHSVAEEMYVYPVMEKHIPNGADEVEHDKEEHDEIVQVMKKLEDADASDAVFMEYVQELKQQLDHHANDEESDQFPKLRTHISADDLVDMGEKVENAKKLAPTRPHPSAPHSELFHKSVGAGVGMIDRLRDKLSGRSTG, from the coding sequence ATGGCAGAGTACAACGGAAGTCAGCACGGGCGGGATGTGATCGACATCCTCACCACCGACCATCAGGAGATGCTGGAGCTGATCACCCAGATCGAGCGCGCAACCGACCCCGCCCAGCGCAGGGAGCTAGCCGATACGGTGATTGCCGAGATCATGCGCCACTCCGTCGCCGAGGAGATGTATGTCTACCCAGTGATGGAAAAGCACATTCCCAATGGCGCCGATGAGGTGGAGCACGACAAGGAGGAGCACGACGAGATCGTGCAGGTAATGAAGAAGCTGGAGGATGCCGATGCGTCCGATGCGGTATTCATGGAGTATGTGCAGGAGCTGAAGCAGCAACTGGATCACCATGCGAACGATGAGGAGTCCGACCAGTTTCCGAAGCTGCGTACGCACATCTCTGCCGACGATCTTGTCGACATGGGCGAGAAGGTCGAGAACGCCAAGAAGCTGGCACCGACGCGGCCGCACCCCAGCGCACCGCACTCCGAACTCTTCCACAAGAGCGTCGGGGCTGGCGTGGGCATGATCGACCGGCTTCGCGACAAGCTCTCCGGGCGCAGCACCGGCTAG
- a CDS encoding methyl-accepting chemotaxis protein produces the protein MKHISIKWSLTAALAALVLVIGLISGLGFYSNSASEAALRELTETNVKLSNLANRTQVNVLRGQTFLDRFASYSTMGNPDKGLENQQMATEAMNMAQQRFSEFQQVAIEPDDPRAPYIAAITEAYQAFATEGLVPLLDAAPFQVQRSQDRLAELGAQLDQAMIAFITYSEQRGDAAIAQVDSLGRSVAAIATGLLIAALIAALLIRLVMIRVVVTPLRSAVAHFERIAEGDLTARIEEHGRNEIGQLYAALWRMQEKLRTLVISLRDSSDSVFLGAGEIASGSQDLFSRTEQQASALQQTASSMEQMAATVSKNTDTAIEAARLSASASQTAEAGGQEVERTVKLMREIADSARRINDIIGVIDSIAFQTNILALNASVEAARAGEQGRGFAVVASEVRSLASRSAESAKQIRGLIEATTSQIDSGAEQAERSGQTIDETVDSIRQVSALMGEISTATLEQNSGIEQINTALTEMDSVTQQNASLVQQTSAAAASLEEQAKRLAALIATFRVDDQAPHSHQVHVVTRGEHKEQQSALEEPLSKLISTPSSSRPRKTAATEEWSEF, from the coding sequence ATGAAGCATATCTCCATAAAGTGGAGCCTGACGGCGGCGTTGGCAGCGCTGGTGTTGGTGATCGGGTTGATCAGTGGGTTGGGGTTCTACTCCAATTCGGCAAGTGAAGCGGCCTTGCGCGAACTTACCGAAACCAACGTCAAGCTCTCCAATCTGGCCAACCGTACCCAGGTCAACGTGCTTCGCGGGCAGACCTTCCTGGATCGCTTCGCCAGCTACAGCACCATGGGCAACCCCGACAAGGGCCTTGAGAATCAGCAGATGGCGACCGAGGCCATGAATATGGCGCAGCAGCGCTTTAGCGAATTTCAGCAGGTCGCCATCGAACCGGACGATCCCCGCGCCCCGTACATCGCGGCCATCACCGAGGCGTACCAGGCGTTCGCGACCGAAGGCCTGGTACCGCTTCTGGATGCCGCGCCGTTCCAAGTGCAGCGCAGCCAGGATCGCCTGGCCGAACTGGGCGCACAGCTGGATCAAGCCATGATTGCATTCATCACCTATAGCGAACAGCGGGGGGATGCCGCCATCGCTCAGGTCGACAGCCTTGGGCGCAGCGTAGCGGCCATCGCCACCGGCCTATTGATTGCAGCGCTGATCGCCGCACTGCTCATTCGCCTGGTGATGATACGCGTGGTGGTGACGCCGTTACGCAGTGCGGTAGCACACTTCGAGCGCATCGCCGAAGGCGATCTGACCGCCCGTATCGAAGAGCATGGTCGCAACGAGATTGGCCAGCTCTACGCAGCACTCTGGCGCATGCAGGAGAAGCTCAGGACGTTGGTGATCTCACTGCGCGACAGCAGCGACAGTGTGTTCCTCGGCGCTGGTGAAATCGCCTCAGGCAGCCAGGACCTCTTCTCGCGAACCGAACAGCAAGCCTCCGCTCTGCAGCAAACCGCCTCCAGCATGGAGCAGATGGCCGCCACCGTGAGCAAGAATACCGACACGGCTATCGAGGCCGCCCGGCTCTCGGCCTCGGCCTCGCAAACCGCCGAGGCCGGCGGACAGGAGGTCGAGCGGACCGTCAAGCTGATGCGCGAGATCGCCGACAGCGCACGTCGTATCAATGACATCATCGGCGTGATCGACTCCATCGCCTTCCAGACCAACATCCTGGCACTCAACGCCTCGGTCGAAGCGGCGCGGGCAGGGGAGCAGGGGCGCGGTTTTGCCGTAGTGGCAAGCGAAGTGCGTTCCCTGGCCAGCCGCAGCGCGGAATCGGCCAAGCAGATCCGCGGACTGATCGAAGCGACCACCAGCCAGATCGACAGCGGTGCCGAGCAGGCCGAGCGAAGTGGTCAGACGATTGACGAAACCGTCGACTCGATCCGCCAGGTCAGCGCCTTGATGGGCGAGATCTCCACCGCCACGTTGGAGCAGAACAGCGGCATCGAGCAGATCAATACCGCCCTGACCGAGATGGATTCAGTGACCCAGCAGAACGCCTCCCTGGTGCAGCAGACCAGCGCCGCTGCGGCCTCACTGGAGGAGCAGGCTAAACGCCTGGCTGCATTGATCGCCACCTTCCGCGTCGACGACCAGGCGCCGCACTCGCACCAGGTCCACGTTGTCACCCGAGGCGAACACAAGGAGCAGCAGAGCGCCCTGGAGGAGCCGCTCTCCAAGCTTATCTCGACGCCGTCCAGCTCGCGCCCGCGTAAAACGGCAGCAACCGAGGAGTGGAGCGAGTTCTGA